The following proteins are co-located in the Acidimicrobiia bacterium genome:
- a CDS encoding DNA mismatch repair protein MutT: MSSYQNRYWRHLMVSAALLESDNRVLLVENLRPWRGKSEWTVPAGILDPDETLVDTAQREVEEETGLKVTEWEGLAYVVHRIFVPIKLQLAVYVFSAASFEGELRLADPDGVVVDAVWASREQILELMDSNVLSDPLLEWLEGPRITRFYEYRETTPDAGDLLRALSSRSMD; the protein is encoded by the coding sequence TTGTCATCGTATCAGAACCGATACTGGCGCCATCTCATGGTCTCCGCTGCGCTTCTCGAATCCGATAATCGGGTGCTTCTCGTTGAGAACCTGAGGCCGTGGAGAGGGAAGAGCGAGTGGACGGTACCAGCAGGCATCCTTGACCCAGACGAGACTCTCGTTGACACGGCCCAAAGAGAGGTGGAAGAAGAAACAGGTTTGAAGGTGACCGAGTGGGAAGGTCTGGCTTATGTGGTACACCGGATTTTCGTCCCAATCAAGCTTCAATTGGCCGTATATGTGTTCTCAGCTGCATCTTTCGAGGGAGAGTTGAGATTGGCGGATCCCGATGGCGTGGTTGTTGATGCGGTGTGGGCTAGTCGAGAGCAAATCCTGGAGTTGATGGACTCCAACGTGTTGTCCGATCCTCTGCTCGAGTGGCTTGAGGGGCCTAGAATTACCAGGTTCTACGAGTATAGAGAGACTACACCAGACGCCGGTGACCTCCTTCGGGCTCTCAGCTCGCGTTCTATGGATTGA
- a CDS encoding cysteine desulfurase NifS, with amino-acid sequence MASEHYLDHAAGTPPFEQAAAVAAELTMAFPGNPSGLHRRARAAASLLEEARERISAECKASPSGVIFTSGGTEADNLAIKGIAFAKRDEGLDHIIVSSIEHHAVLDSAKWLSTQGFRVELAPVGPDGVVDVAKLANSLTESTGLVSIMTANNETGAIQPIPLIAEVVRERAPRAVIHSDACQAFSSRQIALGDLGVDALSLSAHKIGGTQGAGAVVLRDGVRIEKIAHGGGQELGRRGGTQNVAAIAAFGVAAQLAAARRADFLRQAAFLRDLLESQILDIYPEALINASTVERLPNILNVTLPGVLAEDILVLLDRKGVYASTGSACTSGTAQPSHVLLAMGLAPELARCTLRISFGHTSTLEDVKAAADALAEAASLLSGKEPPAMQKAPIPRAKVAR; translated from the coding sequence ATGGCATCAGAACACTACCTGGATCACGCCGCCGGAACGCCTCCCTTCGAACAAGCAGCAGCAGTCGCAGCCGAACTTACAATGGCTTTTCCCGGCAACCCATCGGGCTTGCATAGACGAGCCAGGGCGGCCGCCTCACTCCTTGAGGAGGCAAGAGAACGCATATCTGCGGAGTGTAAAGCGTCACCATCCGGAGTGATTTTTACCTCCGGGGGGACCGAAGCGGACAATCTCGCAATCAAAGGGATCGCTTTTGCGAAGCGAGACGAAGGACTCGATCACATCATCGTTTCCTCGATCGAACACCACGCTGTGCTCGACTCAGCCAAGTGGCTCAGTACTCAGGGGTTCCGAGTAGAACTCGCGCCTGTCGGGCCAGACGGCGTAGTCGACGTAGCAAAGCTGGCGAACAGCCTAACTGAGTCCACTGGATTGGTCTCGATTATGACGGCCAATAATGAAACCGGTGCAATACAGCCCATCCCGCTCATAGCCGAGGTCGTCCGTGAGCGAGCCCCCAGAGCCGTAATTCACTCTGACGCCTGCCAAGCCTTCAGCAGTCGGCAGATCGCCCTCGGAGATCTTGGAGTCGATGCTTTGAGTCTGAGTGCCCACAAGATCGGCGGGACTCAGGGCGCGGGAGCTGTCGTGCTAAGGGATGGCGTGCGAATCGAGAAAATCGCTCATGGCGGTGGCCAAGAGCTAGGGAGGCGGGGTGGCACTCAAAATGTAGCAGCGATAGCCGCATTCGGAGTTGCTGCGCAGCTGGCAGCAGCTCGGCGCGCCGATTTCCTTCGCCAAGCTGCCTTCCTCAGGGATCTTTTAGAGTCGCAAATCTTAGACATCTACCCTGAAGCATTGATAAACGCCTCCACAGTAGAACGCTTGCCCAACATCTTGAACGTAACGCTTCCGGGAGTGTTGGCCGAGGACATCCTAGTTTTGCTAGACCGCAAAGGTGTGTACGCCTCAACCGGATCTGCTTGTACCTCGGGTACAGCCCAGCCGTCTCACGTTCTCTTGGCAATGGGCCTCGCTCCCGAACTAGCACGATGCACCCTGCGCATTTCGTTCGGACACACTAGCACTTTAGAGGACGTCAAGGCAGCCGCCGATGCCCTGGCGGAGGCTGCGAGCTTGTTGAGCGGTAAAGAGCCCCCTGCCATGCAAAAGGCTCCCATACCCAGAGCTAAGGTAGCCCGATAG
- a CDS encoding tRNA 2-thiouridine(34) synthase MnmA → MRRVMVAMSGGVDSSVAAALLSQAGYEVVGVTLKLWGGAGEFAETGCCTAADAADARRVASQLGIDYYVFDFVDPFTRAVVDPFVEAYSKGLTPNPCVECNRAIKFSMLLEKATHLGCDLLATGHHARVRHTSRRSIEGKCSQQRAESDYDTGTNADRYQLLRGKDKFKDQSYVLYMLDQESLSKLLLPIGELTKAEVRSIAASLGLRTASKPESQDICFVGSRSVSEFVSERAGKSKYLTLVDQHGNDLGQTVLATLTVGQRRGLGVSRGSRMYVKKILPDKRIAVVAPKEDVYEKTITVTDFNWISASPPKSRISAEVQIRYNAPAVKASIVVTGESEVRVEFQQPVWAPAPGQIAVAYDGDEVLGGGVITEEHQESDIYLQS, encoded by the coding sequence ATGAGGCGTGTGATGGTCGCAATGAGCGGTGGTGTCGACTCGTCTGTCGCAGCAGCACTGCTGAGTCAAGCCGGCTACGAAGTAGTTGGCGTTACTCTCAAGCTATGGGGAGGGGCTGGAGAGTTTGCGGAAACGGGATGCTGCACGGCCGCTGATGCCGCCGACGCCCGGCGGGTAGCTTCACAGCTCGGGATCGACTACTACGTGTTCGACTTTGTTGATCCCTTCACGCGCGCAGTCGTAGATCCCTTCGTGGAAGCGTATTCGAAGGGACTTACGCCCAATCCTTGTGTGGAGTGCAATCGCGCCATCAAGTTTTCAATGCTATTGGAAAAAGCTACCCACCTGGGATGTGACCTGCTGGCAACCGGCCACCATGCTCGGGTGCGACACACTAGCCGACGAAGTATTGAGGGTAAGTGTTCCCAACAAAGGGCAGAGTCCGACTACGACACAGGCACAAATGCAGATCGGTACCAGCTGCTAAGAGGAAAAGACAAGTTCAAAGATCAGAGCTATGTCCTATACATGCTCGACCAGGAATCGCTCTCGAAGCTGCTATTGCCTATCGGCGAACTGACCAAGGCAGAGGTTCGCTCTATAGCCGCTAGTTTAGGGCTAAGGACTGCCTCGAAGCCAGAGAGCCAGGACATCTGCTTCGTTGGATCCAGAAGCGTTAGCGAGTTCGTATCGGAGAGAGCAGGAAAGTCCAAGTACTTAACCTTGGTCGACCAGCATGGAAACGATCTAGGGCAAACGGTTCTGGCCACCCTTACAGTTGGCCAACGGAGAGGCTTGGGGGTCTCGCGGGGATCGCGTATGTACGTAAAGAAGATTCTGCCAGATAAAAGAATAGCCGTCGTCGCGCCCAAAGAAGACGTTTACGAGAAGACGATCACCGTAACCGATTTCAACTGGATATCGGCCAGCCCGCCTAAATCTCGAATTTCGGCCGAAGTCCAAATCAGGTACAACGCTCCCGCCGTCAAGGCGTCGATCGTCGTTACTGGCGAAAGCGAGGTGCGTGTCGAATTCCAGCAGCCCGTATGGGCACCAGCCCCTGGCCAAATTGCAGTCGCATACGACGGGGACGAGGTATTGGGCGGAGGAGTGATTACCGAAGAGCACCAAGAAAGTGATATCTACCTACAGTCGTAG
- the metH gene encoding methionine synthase: MSDFLELCQEKVVVFDGAMGTQIQARDLTADDYWGQEGFNEILNLSRPDIIAEIHASYYDAGADAVETNTFGAFSVVLAEYDAQDKVYEINYNAARLAKDVAASYSDRPRFVTGSVGPGTKLPSLGQTTFKFLESAYADQMSALIEGGVDALHIETCQDILQTKAAIAGAEEAFRRTGRRVPVIVQVTIETSGTMLLGTEMAAAIVALEPYDIDCLGLNCATGPQEMVEHVRTLSRMSPKMISVLPNAGLPELSEDGPRYPLSPEEFVSYHVMFVEELGVNAVGGCCGTTPEFIRLLSEAVGDKTPSSRHPVLEPSLSSLYSATPIRQETSFLIVGERANANGSKKFREAMLAEDWDSCVSIAVDQVKEGAHVIDVCVDYVGRDGASDMSELASRLATQSTIPIVLDSTEPAVIEAGLEKLGGRSVINSINLEDGENKLAKLCPLAKKFGAACIALLIDEEGQARTIEWKLRVAHRIFELATEKYGLRPQDLIFDALTFPLTSGQEDLRKDGLYTIEAIRRIKDELPGVYTILGISNCSFGLDPVARPVLNSVFLHEAVQAGLDAAIVHAGKILPLSQISEEQIEVAKDLIYDRRRDGYDPLQKFMALFEGQQEVIEKKEDLKSLPIEERLKRRIIDGNRQGLESDLDEALQRYDPLRIINEFLLEGMKVVGDLFGEGKMQLPFVLQSAECMKRAVAYLEPHMERVDGQSKGKVVLATVKGDVHDIGKNLVDIILSNNGYETVNLGIKVPVSEMVKAMKEHNADVLGMSGLLVKSTQVMKENLEELNRLGLTEWPVILGGAALTRSYVEADLRKVYKGRLFYGKDAFEGLHTVEKLIEGKRSGNLPEDFGRVPTTRVSTLRETVLKGEGGPETKERTRSDVSTTVDIPTPPHLGSRIVKGLSLDEIANYLNRTALFRNQWQFRRGSRSEEEYKKLIEEVAEPALRSWLDRAKKEKLLVPQVVYGYWPANSEGNELIVYDPTAPGKELVRFEFPRQPSERRLCLADFFRPVVSGDLDYVGFFIATMGPRATEKAHELFESGEFRDYLFLHGLSVEMTEALAEYWHKRMREEWGIAGEDSSDLAGIFKQGYRGSRYSFGYPACPNLEDQHKLFQLLEPGRIGVELSEEYQLQPEQSVSAVVVHHPEAKYFIIR; the protein is encoded by the coding sequence ATGAGTGATTTTCTGGAGTTGTGTCAAGAAAAAGTGGTCGTCTTCGACGGCGCTATGGGGACTCAAATCCAGGCTCGAGACCTAACCGCTGACGACTACTGGGGGCAAGAGGGCTTCAACGAAATTCTCAACCTGTCTCGCCCCGACATCATCGCTGAGATTCACGCTTCTTACTACGACGCTGGGGCAGACGCGGTTGAGACCAATACATTTGGGGCTTTTTCGGTGGTGCTAGCCGAATATGACGCCCAGGACAAGGTTTACGAAATTAACTACAACGCAGCCCGGCTCGCAAAAGATGTCGCGGCGTCCTACAGCGACAGACCCCGTTTCGTTACCGGATCTGTTGGACCCGGAACGAAGCTTCCTAGCCTGGGGCAGACAACATTCAAATTTCTAGAGAGTGCTTATGCGGATCAGATGTCAGCTCTTATCGAAGGAGGAGTTGATGCTCTCCATATAGAGACATGCCAGGACATCCTCCAGACCAAGGCCGCTATTGCCGGGGCAGAAGAGGCATTCCGCAGAACTGGTCGGCGGGTGCCGGTGATAGTACAAGTAACGATCGAGACCTCGGGGACGATGCTCTTGGGTACCGAGATGGCAGCGGCCATCGTTGCGCTCGAGCCCTACGACATTGATTGTTTGGGTCTAAACTGCGCGACCGGCCCGCAAGAGATGGTTGAGCATGTGCGTACCCTGTCCCGCATGAGCCCGAAGATGATAAGCGTTCTACCCAACGCGGGATTGCCCGAGCTCTCGGAGGACGGTCCTCGCTACCCGCTTTCGCCAGAAGAATTTGTCTCTTATCACGTTATGTTCGTGGAGGAGCTCGGTGTGAATGCAGTAGGTGGCTGCTGTGGAACGACTCCCGAGTTCATAAGGCTTTTATCCGAGGCTGTGGGAGACAAAACTCCATCGAGTCGCCATCCAGTCTTAGAGCCGTCGCTGTCGAGCTTGTATTCGGCTACTCCGATTCGTCAAGAAACCTCATTTTTGATTGTCGGGGAGCGGGCAAATGCCAACGGATCCAAGAAATTTCGAGAGGCCATGCTCGCGGAAGATTGGGACAGCTGTGTATCTATAGCAGTAGATCAGGTAAAAGAAGGGGCCCATGTAATCGATGTGTGCGTGGATTACGTAGGGCGTGACGGCGCATCCGACATGAGCGAGCTAGCCTCGAGGTTGGCCACCCAATCCACTATTCCGATCGTATTAGACTCGACAGAACCAGCTGTCATAGAGGCAGGACTTGAAAAGCTAGGCGGAAGGTCAGTTATAAACTCCATAAATCTTGAAGATGGCGAGAATAAGCTTGCCAAGCTATGTCCTCTAGCCAAGAAATTCGGAGCTGCCTGTATTGCGCTGCTCATTGACGAGGAAGGCCAGGCCCGAACGATCGAGTGGAAGCTTCGGGTGGCACATCGAATATTCGAGTTGGCGACAGAAAAGTATGGTCTTCGACCCCAAGACCTCATCTTTGATGCGCTTACATTTCCTCTCACTTCTGGGCAGGAAGACCTCAGAAAGGATGGTCTTTACACCATCGAAGCAATTCGTCGAATCAAGGATGAGCTGCCTGGGGTATATACCATTCTCGGGATTTCCAACTGCTCGTTTGGATTGGATCCGGTGGCTCGTCCAGTTCTCAACTCGGTCTTTTTGCACGAGGCTGTCCAGGCGGGATTAGATGCGGCTATTGTTCACGCCGGAAAAATCCTTCCCTTGAGTCAAATTTCCGAGGAGCAGATTGAGGTTGCCAAGGACCTGATCTACGATCGTAGAAGAGATGGATACGACCCACTTCAAAAGTTCATGGCCTTGTTCGAGGGGCAACAAGAGGTAATTGAAAAGAAAGAGGACCTCAAATCTCTTCCCATTGAAGAAAGGCTAAAGCGTCGAATTATCGATGGAAATCGCCAGGGACTGGAGTCAGATTTAGACGAAGCTCTTCAGCGCTATGATCCGTTGCGAATTATCAACGAATTTCTTCTCGAGGGCATGAAAGTAGTGGGGGATCTATTCGGGGAAGGAAAGATGCAACTTCCTTTCGTTCTGCAGTCAGCCGAGTGTATGAAGCGCGCTGTGGCCTATCTAGAGCCTCATATGGAAAGGGTTGATGGACAAAGCAAAGGCAAGGTGGTATTGGCCACGGTAAAAGGCGATGTTCACGACATAGGCAAAAATTTGGTGGACATCATTCTTTCCAACAACGGTTACGAGACTGTCAACTTAGGAATCAAAGTTCCAGTCTCGGAGATGGTCAAGGCTATGAAGGAACATAATGCCGACGTTTTGGGAATGTCGGGGCTACTCGTAAAGTCTACTCAGGTCATGAAAGAGAATCTCGAAGAGTTGAATCGCCTGGGACTTACCGAGTGGCCTGTGATTCTGGGAGGCGCAGCCCTAACTCGCAGTTATGTAGAGGCGGACTTGCGAAAAGTTTATAAAGGTCGCCTCTTTTATGGAAAGGATGCTTTTGAGGGATTGCACACCGTCGAAAAGCTTATCGAAGGTAAACGCTCGGGCAATTTGCCGGAAGATTTTGGGAGGGTGCCCACGACCCGAGTCTCGACCCTTCGGGAGACTGTGCTAAAAGGAGAAGGAGGCCCCGAGACTAAAGAGCGCACAAGATCCGATGTCTCGACAACTGTGGACATTCCCACCCCACCACACTTGGGCTCCAGGATTGTGAAAGGACTTAGTCTTGACGAGATTGCTAATTATTTAAACCGCACGGCACTATTCAGGAACCAGTGGCAGTTCAGAAGGGGATCTAGGTCGGAGGAAGAGTACAAAAAACTCATCGAAGAAGTCGCAGAACCTGCTCTTCGATCCTGGCTCGATAGGGCCAAGAAAGAGAAGCTTCTCGTGCCACAGGTCGTATACGGCTACTGGCCTGCCAACTCAGAAGGGAACGAGCTAATCGTGTACGATCCGACCGCTCCAGGCAAGGAGCTGGTGCGGTTCGAGTTTCCTCGCCAGCCCTCCGAGCGGCGACTTTGTCTCGCCGATTTTTTCAGACCTGTAGTCTCCGGCGACCTCGACTATGTCGGGTTTTTTATAGCCACGATGGGGCCAAGGGCCACCGAAAAAGCCCACGAACTTTTCGAGTCGGGAGAGTTTCGCGACTACCTTTTCTTGCACGGTCTCTCGGTAGAAATGACGGAGGCTCTCGCGGAGTACTGGCACAAGCGTATGCGGGAGGAATGGGGGATAGCTGGAGAAGATTCTAGCGATTTAGCCGGTATCTTCAAGCAAGGATACAGGGGATCGAGGTACTCGTTTGGCTATCCAGCGTGTCCAAACCTGGAGGATCAGCATAAGCTATTCCAGCTGCTCGAGCCGGGGCGGATAGGCGTGGAGCTGTCGGAGGAGTACCAACTCCAGCCCGAGCAGTCGGTCTCCGCTGTAGTGGTGCACCATCCGGAGGCAAAGTACTTCATTATTAGATAG